AGTAGTTTTGTAATAAATATTAGAGGAATGTTTAATAGTAATATATCTGAAAGCCATAAAAAGACCTTCCTTCCTTCCTTTGGAGCCTACTACTGCTTTCGTCGTCTCCTTCAACCAACCAACCAAAATATAAAAAAAGTCGTCAAATTCACATCGTAGCTTCCTCCAAACTCCTCCCGTCGTTCTCCTCTCTTCGCACGCAATCCAATCGCCGGATTCTGATTCACCTCTTTCGCCCACCTTCTACCTCCTTCGTTTTCGTGTTTCAGGTACGTTCTCGATTTCTTTCTTCTTTTTTTTTTGTTGATTCGCCTCGTCCTCGTTGACTGTGTTCTAAAAAAACATAATTGGTTGATGAAATAATATTAGTTTTGGTGGAATCATCTCCGGCGATTTGGGTGTTGCGTTCGACTCTTGGTTCTAATCGTTGAGAGAGGATAAGTCATTAACATGAGTTTCTGACATTTTTCTCTTAGAGAAATGGACGAAGAGTCTAGTTCTTGGATAAGGAGGGCCAAGTATTCTCATACCGTTTGTCATCGAATCATCACCCCAAGATCAGACTCCCTTCCTGTTACAACCAACCGAGACAAGACTTCTTCCGGTTTGAAGAGAATGCCTCTCAGTTCCCCATCTGATCTCAAGTCTCTTGTCGGACCTTCTCAGGCTAAGCAGCAAGCCACGGGTTTCACCAACAGGAAGAGGGCTACTTCTCCGTCTCCTCAGATACCCATCTCTGATTCTTTTAAAGAAGCAAAGTCTGGTGTCAAGAGATTCTCAACTCCTCATCCTATAAGAGTCGAAGCAACCAACAAGGGAAACTTCTCCCGCAAAAGTTCCTTTGAGAAACTATCACACGCTCTACGGCCTCTATCTTTCTCAGGTCCTTTAAAGGATAGGCCCAAGAGCAGGAAGGAGATGCGGTCTACAAAGTCTTTTGATCATTCAGGTAATGAAGTAACTGCTATGGGTGTGCTCGAAGAACACCGCGTTGATACCTCTGATCTCACCCGTGGAGACCTGTTTGCGCATGGCAAGTTTAGCCAACTTTACCATGGTGTCTACAAAGGCGAAGCTGTTGCGCTCAAGATTACCAGAGCGTCTGATGATTGCGAAGATAGATTCTTGGGAGCTCGTTTGGAGAAACAGTTTACCAAGGAAGCCACTCTTCTGTCTCGACTTAGCCATCCAAATGTTGTCAAGGTGATTTTGTTTATTATGAATGATGTCTTTGGTGTGTGCTTTAAATTGAATGGTTTGTTTTTGGATTTTCTTCTCTGAAATCAGTTTGTGGGAGTGAATATTGGAAACTGTATCATCACGGAGTATTTAGCTAACGGGTCTTTGAGATCATATCTGCACAAGCTGGAGACAAAATCCCTTCCTTTGCCACAGCTAGTCAAGTTTGGTCTGGACATTGCGAGAGGGATGGAATACATTCACTCACAGAAGATAGTTCACCGGGATCTTAAGCCGGAGAACGTGTTGATTGACAAAGACTTCAACTTGAAGGTCGCAGACTTTGGCATAGCGTGCGACGAGGAGAACTGTGATATTTTAGGGGCGGAGACAGGAACGTATAGGTGGATGGCACCCGAAGTGTTGAGCAGGAAACCACACGGAGGTAAGTCGGATGTATATAGTTTTGGACTTGTCTTATGGGAAATGGCAGCTGGAGCAGTCCCATTTGAGAAGATGGGTCCTGTCCAAGC
The DNA window shown above is from Brassica oleracea var. oleracea cultivar TO1000 chromosome C3, BOL, whole genome shotgun sequence and carries:
- the LOC106334456 gene encoding serine/threonine-protein kinase HT1, which produces MDEESSSWIRRAKYSHTVCHRIITPRSDSLPVTTNRDKTSSGLKRMPLSSPSDLKSLVGPSQAKQQATGFTNRKRATSPSPQIPISDSFKEAKSGVKRFSTPHPIRVEATNKGNFSRKSSFEKLSHALRPLSFSGPLKDRPKSRKEMRSTKSFDHSGNEVTAMGVLEEHRVDTSDLTRGDLFAHGKFSQLYHGVYKGEAVALKITRASDDCEDRFLGARLEKQFTKEATLLSRLSHPNVVKFVGVNIGNCIITEYLANGSLRSYLHKLETKSLPLPQLVKFGLDIARGMEYIHSQKIVHRDLKPENVLIDKDFNLKVADFGIACDEENCDILGAETGTYRWMAPEVLSRKPHGGKSDVYSFGLVLWEMAAGAVPFEKMGPVQAAFAVMHKNTRPAIPKKCPAPMKDLIEQCWSVQTDKRPEFWQIVKVLEHFEKSLKNEGRLSLMPNQICPHAKKGNKYWSHIFGSVHHHGSSNNNDTVCPATPKPRFG